CTGGTATACAAGTGAAGGCGACCGTTCCCTTGGTTTGAATCCATTTATTCGTCAAGCCGCACCAGACGGCAGCTTTATTTCCGAATTGCCTTTGACAGAGACTGCAATCATGGATGAACAGTATAAAAAAGGATTTCGAAACAACTTAGCATTGGAAGGCAGCGCATTCTCTGCGGACGGGGAAACATACTGGACGGCAATGGAAGGACCGCTCCTTCAGGATGATGCCATACCGACACCAAAATCAGGAGCATTATCACGAATCACCCAATATGACAGAGAAGGAAATGTATTAAATGAATATGCCTATCCGATTGATGCTATTCCGGAACAACCGGGAGAAGGAAAACATGCAGATAATGGTGTAACCGAGATTTTAGCTGTTAATGATCAGGAACTATTAGTGCTGGAACGTGCTAGTGTTCAATCAGATGATGGCAACTTCAACAACTATGTAAGGGTTTATAAAATAAATGTAAACGGAGCGACGGACATCAGCAGCATGGAATCAATAGACAAGGAGAATATCACCCCATTGCAGAAAGAGCTGGTCGTTAACTTAAATACCCTTGCACTTGATAAAGTAGATAATGTAGAGGGAATGACCTGGGGCAAAAAACTTCCAAACGGAAATGACACCCTGGTTCTAGTATCAGACAATAACTTCAATAGAAGCCAAATCACACAGATAATCGCTGTGGAGGTTATACCTGAGGATAAATAAAGGGAAAAAACACACTTAGGAAAAGTACAATAAAGAAGACGCTTTTCATTTGTCAGCATTGCTTCTTCTTTATTTCTATAAATTTACATATAACTTCTTTCAAGAACCGAGTTTTTAAATACAATACCAGTCATTTCGTGTAAAAATCTGGTTTATTGATGTTTACAGATGGACGAATCGTTGTATCAAAAATCAATATAAAAAAGCCTAATTTCTCAGCATTAAATTGAGAAATTAGGCTTTTTTTATTGCTCCATTAAAGTTAGCAATAGGTAAGCGTTTGAAGTCATCTCCGGCTTTTCCCCTGCTCCACACCGAACGTGCTAGTTTCCCAGCATTCGGCGTTCCATCTAACGATATGTACTAAACTATAAGTTCCTTGTTACTCTTCGAGACAGGATGGATCCGGATACACAATTCCCAGTACAATTGATCCTACCATAATATTTGTTAAATTTTATTTTACTGGAAGGAAATTTATTGTAAAGGTATTTGGTAATCTCATCATCTTGTGAAAATATTCTTATGAATCTAATAGTTTTTGTTTTTCAATCTGAAATTCTTCTTCCGTAAGGTAGCCTTGTTCTTTTATCTTTGCTAATCTTTCTAGCTGTTCGATAGATTTTTCTTTTAGATTTATTAACCTTTCCATTCCTTCTACTGATTGCTGATCACTTGCGAGTTGTTTCAGTTGTTCGATATTAGTAGTTTCTAATGTTGAATTTAGTAAAACTAATATTTGATTCTCTCCCGTCCGTTTCATTACACGATACCCTTGACTGGCTTTCGTCGCTATTCCATCATCATTCGGTTTACAATAACTACCTGGTTGACACGTTCCGTCGTCACGAACGAGCAGTTTTCCAACAAGTCCAACAGCCACCCATTCCGGTTTATCGAGCCGTGAGCTACAATTTTTTGATGGGTCCCAGTTCGGATTGATTTTCTTCCTTGTTTTCTTGCGCTCTTCTGTAAGCACGTTTCCTTCATGATCTTTTACAGCAGGGATCGTCACTTCTTCATAAACGGGTCTGTTCCATTCATCGATGACGTATTTGCTACAATCTGGGTCTTGCGAATCAGAGAGTATCGCAGGGTTTGAACTTGTTATGCCAATAATATAATCATCCCTTGCATGCGCTACTCTAATTTTTTCACTACCCTCATCAAAGGTCACAAAATAACCGACACCAATCGGTTCTCCGTTTGACGTTTCAAACATTTCGGCAAAGTCACACGCACCTGCGGCTGTTATAAAATCACTTGCTGTTACGGCATCATCAAAACACGCTGAACCATCTTCTAAAATTTTAGCGACTACACCATCAGGATCACAAGGTACAGCGGGATCACCATTGACGAGATACCATGAAAAATCGGGATCTCCTGGGGCTGGACCACCATTTTGCCCATCACATGAACGCCTGTTTTACCGTTAGCGCAAGTATTAAGGCCTTCGGTATGAGAAGAGCTTCCATCTGCTATCGTATCTCTGCCTTCCGCATGGGATTGATTTCCACTCGCGGTTGTAGCAAACCCTTCCGCATGGGAAGCCTGACCACTGGCGGTTGTATCATTTCCTTCCGCATGGGCCGCCTCTCCACTGGCTTCTGTTTCAAACCCTTCCGCATGAGAAAAGTCGCCACTTGCCCTTGGCCCTAGCAACAAGATGGTAATGGTACCATCAATAATAAATACTACTATGCCTCCCCCTCCTTCCGCATGAGAAGCGTTGCCACTGGCTTCTGTACTGACCCCTTCCGCATGGGAAAAATCTCCACTGGCAGTAGTATTGAAACCTCCTTCTGCATGGGAAGCCTGACCACTGGCTTCTGTTATTAACCCTTCCGCATGAGAAAAGTCTCCGCTTGCCACTGGACCAGGAACAGAGTTGATATCAAAAGTCCCTCCTTCGGCATGAGAAGCAAATCCACTTGCGGTTGTACCAACGCCTTCTGCGTGGGAACTATCTCCACTCGCTAACGTAGGGGCAGGGTTGCCATTTTGGTCAACTGCGCCTCCTTCTGCGTGCGAAGCTCTTCCAGTGGCCGTATTTCCTTCCCCTTCGGCATGGGCATTTAAACCTAGTGATGGATCGCCTGCATCTCCCGTTGTTGTATTTTGCCCTTCTGCGTGAGAATTCTCTCCAAATGTTCTGGTTTCTCTTCCTTCCGCATGAGAAGCGAATCCACTTGCGGTTGTACCTATACCTTCTGCATGGGAAGAAGATCCAATAGATAGGTTAGGAGCTGGGTTCCCAAGTGGATCTACACCACCGCCTTCTACGTGAGAGGCTCTTCCGCTCGCTGTGTTACCTTCTCCTTCCGCATGAGAAGTAAATCCAGTGGCGGTTGTTGATCGCCCTTCGGCATGAGCATTCAGACCTTGTGATGGATCGAGTTCATCTCCCGTTGTCGTTTGAAACCCTTCCGTATGAGAATTTACTCCGAAGGCATTTGTTTCTTGCCCTTCGGCGTGAGAAGCCGATCCACTGGCAGTTGTACTTAACCCTTCCGCATGCGAGCGAGGTCCACTGGCGGTTGTCTCTCTGCCTTCCGCATGGGAAGTATCTCCACTCGAGGTTGTAAAAAAACCTTCCGCATGAGAAGCAACTCCACTGGCGGCTGTCCCTTGCCCTTCTGCGTGAGAGCGAAGGTCACTGGCGGTTGTCTCTCTGCCTTCCGCATGAGAAGCATTTCCACTCGCGGTTGTATTCGTTCCTTCTTCTACGGAGCATCCGTTTGCAGCATCTGTTATAATACACCCATTAGCACAACATGGTTCTGGAGATTGCAAAGTACCTATTTCCTGGGCTTGAACCTCTTCCTCCTGATGTTCACTCGACTTTATCTCTTTCTGATCAGACATTAACCATTACTCCTCCTTTCCAAAAATAACCGAGACAAAAGTTTTTTACGGAACTATTCATTCAAAAGTCCCTTCCTCATCCGTATGGGAAGTTGTCCCATTAGCCGTTGTACTTAATCCTTCTGCTTCCGAACAAGCCCCAATCGGATTTTGATTACATTCATTGGACCATGATTTTTCCTCTTCCTTATGAAAATTGTTTAAAGGCTCATTAAGAATACTTATTATTAGGTTATGTTCCAACAAAACAGCGGCATAGACAAACTTATTCGAGGAAATTTTCATATATGACCATTATTACGATCGGGAAGGAGAGAATAAAACCCCATTTTTTTATACAACCTTTTATTCAATTAAATTTTTGCCCTATTCATGAAGAAAGACGCTTTCCTTATTTCAGAAAAGCGCCCTTTTATGTAATAAGAAACATATGAATTTTTTCCAGAATAATCCGGCCTTATGGAAATAACGCAAGTTAAGTACAATACTTCAAAAACTTTTTTCTAAAAAAATTTTCTGGAGACAATGTCTCGCCTTCATGAATGAAAAAATTTTGAGAACAGCGTACGATCGTAATCTAGCTGTGGCTCACTGCCGCTAACGTAATTTCTACGCCGGACCTTGAGATACAGAGCATCGCTTCGGCCGGCTAGGAAATTCATATGCGCCCGATCGTTTGCCTTCGCTTTTTTCATAAAAAATAGAACTGCCATTGCAGCTCTATTACATAAGTTATACCTTCATAAAAAAGTAGTGTATTTCTTTAGAACAGTTTCTTTTTAAAGCTCTTGAATGGTAGGACGAATTTTAATGACACATCAGATGGTTCTTCAATTGCAAAAGAAATGGGACGAGTAATGCTCTCAACATCAATTGCAACTTTATAGAACTCATCAATTGCAGATTTTAGTTCTGAATCTAAAATCGTCTCTGGTAATTCAGTAGCAATAGTTCCTGGCGAGACAATGGTTGAACGGGTATTGTTAGCAGCCTCTTGTTTACGAAAACCTTACGGGCAGGCTGACTCATAGGAACTTCTCCTAAAAGCGCGAACGTCGTGTTCGCAACGCAAAAGCCATCACATCCTATAGAAGTACGTCCTTTTGCCAACGTCGGCACTAGCCTATCCTATGCGCCGTAAGACTTTGCTCTTAAAGATTCAGTAAAACGAGTAGATAGGTGGGGGAATGCTACCCGTAAAAGTCCGATCCGTTCAACTAAACATTAAGTGAGGAAAGAAAACACCCTACTTAATGAAGTTTTATTTTATTTATTCTTCTCCTAAAGTAATATTCATGACATCGGCCATAATTTTCGGTAGGTCCGTATTGTCGAGAAAACCGTTAAAGGAATCTGATTGAGGTCCGTATGCATAAACAGGAATGTCTACGCCGGTATGTCCAGAGCTTGTCCAGCCAATCAATGCTCTATCACTAATAACAGAGTTGATGGCGTTTGCTGCATTATCAGCTTCTTGAATGGTTTGAACCTCTTCTTCTGTAAGTTCAAATGACGTATAATTTTCAACAACTTCTTTTACATTGGTACGTTCTTCGTCTAGCTGCTCAGCCATATAATCACCAGTAGCTTCCACGCCTTTTAACTGATCTGCCTGCACGTCATACTCCCCATTGGCTCCAACTGTCATGCCGCCTGTTTCATGGTCGCCGGCTACGACAACGAGGGTATTTCCATCTTCTTCAGCAAATTCAATTGCTTCCTCTACTGCTTTTTCAAAAGCTTTTGTATCCGTCATGGCCCATGCTGGATCGTTTGCATGACCTGCCCAATCGATCTGGCTTCCTTCTACCATTAAGAAAAATCCATCTTCATCTTGATCAAGTGTATTGATCGCACTTGTGGTCATTTCTGAAAGGCTTGGTTCTTCCGTTTGATCACGCTCAAGTTCAGGACTTAACGGCCCATCTGCAAATAAACCTAGTAGTTTCTCTCCTTCTTCTACATTAACATCATCGGCTTCTAGTAGTTCTTCATGTGTTTCTACACTTTGATACCCTGCTTCTTCAGCTTGTTGAATCAGGTTTTTCTTCTCCTGCTTTCCGCCCTCAGATTCTGGCAAAAAGAAATCTTTTCCACCGCCAAGCATGACATCAACATCGTTATCTAGCATTTGCTTTGCAATTTCAGTTTGATTGTCACGTGACTCAACATGAGAGGAAAAAACAGCTGGAGTTGCATGAGTGATCGTAGATGTCGCTACTAAACCAGACGATTTGCCTTCATCTTCGGAGGCTTCCAAAATGGATTCAACTTCATTACCTTCAGCATCTAGTCCAACTGTTCCGTTGTTTGTTTTTTCACCCGTTGCCATCGCTGTTCCTGCGGCTGCGGAATCGGTTACTCTTGAGTCACTAGATTTCGTTTTAAACATACCCTTGAGATGTTCGTCCCAGACCGCATCTTCACCCTTGTACCACCGGTAATTGGTTGCATAATCCGCATTAAAGCCATCAGGAATCATATAAATGATATTTTCCACTTCTTCTTGCTGAGGAGGACCCGCCCATTCAGGCTTCCCCTTTCCAGCCCAATCTGGTTTTTCCGCATCTGCTTGTACCCAACTGCTGCTCAACCCTGATAAAACTAGACCTGTACCAAGAGCAAAAACTCCCATTTTTTTAAACATATGTAAACTCCTTCATTTTGGATTCAACTTAAGAGTTTAAGGGATTAATATAAAGACAATTTTAAGGAAAAATAAAGAAATTCTTAAAAACTTTGAATGAGTGACCGATGTAAAAAAGACTTGTCGATACATACGATTTTGCTAAGTTTATCATTATAATGATTTGGTAATATTTTCCTGTTTTTGGATATCACAAGATGAACTATGGTTTTAACATTCTTAGACCAACGTATGATAGGATTCACCTGGTCACAAGAGTCATCAACAATGATAAACAACCCTACAGGTTATATTGTTCAACGAGTCTATTGAAACAATGTCGCCAAGGATTTAGGTACAAATTTAATTACTAGAAGATAAAGGAAATTGAACAATCTCTTTATTCGACAATAGTCAGCAATAGGTAAGCCTTTGATGTGATCTCCAGCTTTTCCCCTGCTCCACACGGAGCGTGCAAGTTTCCCCGCACTCCGCGTTCCATCTACCGAAAACTACTAAACCATAAGTTCCTCGTTACTCAGTGTTTGTGATTATTAGATCGGTCTAAGATTACATTTATTGCGATATCGATTGATTTTATCGATCATCGACCATGTAAACTGGAATTTAAGCCTGAGTTCATCAATCATCTTTTTGTCTGTACAGTGAATTAATTGGTGTATTTTCCAATGGAGGATGCGAAGGTTATGAAATTGGTCGCTTCCTCCCAGATTCAGTGGGACATAATGATGACAATGGACATCAGCGGCAGGCAATTCAATGCCTGTGATCTCACATTTTCCCATTCTCATACTGTACCGACTGATTCGATTATCCATGTATTCAACGCTTCGGTTCGGAAGTGTTGACTTCATGAGGACACTGATTTCCCGTCGAATGTCCGGGCGAAGCTTTTTCTGTATCATTTCTCTTCCTTCTTTGGTGAAGGGCGTCATCTTTGGACTGAATCCTATGGTGTTCACCGTTTTTACATCACCAAGGGGAAACAAATATACACCCATGACTTTGAAAGTTTTAAAACCTTGACTGTACATTTTTTTTATAGACTGGCGGAGGATTGGCAGGATGGCCGTATTTTCCAACCGGTCTAAGATGATTGTAAATGAATGCCCCTAAATCATAGGCAAGACGTGCGAACTCGGGGTTGACATGAGTGGCTTTCTTGAAATAGTTGTGAAGTCCAAGCACAAAACTATTGAATAAGAGAGTATTGAGAGCAGAAGGGGAAGTCTTGATTCTCCGAATCAACTTCTTCGCTTCTTCCTTAATTTTACGCTTTTTATCAGCTTTAATACCGGTATGGGCAACTCTCTTTTTACCCTTCTTATTTGCACGAATGGTAAAGCCGAGAAACTCTGATTCCCGTTTGCGCAAATTCACAACTTGTGATTTTCTGGAGAAATGTCGAGTTTCAGACGGTCTTTCAAATATAACCGTGCTGCATGATACCATTTCTGTGCTGTTTTCCCATCCTTACAAAGAATTTTAAAGTCGTCCGCATAGCGGACGAGGTAACCCTCTTTGAGGTGGGTACGCTTTTTGGCCTTCCTTTCACCGACTTTGGATTGAAAAGGTTTTGATAGAGGAAAGAACTCCCACTGGCCAGCAATCCATTGATCCAAATCATTAAGAACAATGTTGGCTAGTAATGGCGATAACAGGCCCCCTTGCGGCGATCCTTCTGTGGGTATACCTTCTCCCTCAATTTCAGCCTTTAGCATCTTAGAGATACAGGCTAGTACTTTCCGGTCTTGAATCCCCATGTTCCATAATTGTTTGATCAGCAATCTATGGTTGATATGATCAAAGAAACCCTTAATATCAATGTCCACCACAAAATGGAAGTGTGCTGTATTGATAAGGGATTGGATTCTTGCCATTGCATGGTGGGCGGAGTGGCCGGAATCCATAACTGTGATTATAGAATTGGGCCTCCGCAATCGGTTCAAGCACCTGCTTGAAGCTCTGTTGAATGATTCGGTCTAACATACACGGAATACCGAGAGGCCTCCACTTTCCGTTATCCTTTTCAATCCATTTTCTTCTAACTTTTTTCGGCTGATAGTTTTCTAACTTCTGCCGGACTTCCGTTACTAATTTTTCTTCAGACCATTCTTTTATGTCTGCGATGGTTTTTCCATCAGTTCCCGGTGTTTTTGATCCTTTATTGGATTTGATGGTACGATAAGCTAACAAAATATTTTCCCGGGATGTGATCACATCAAAAAGACGAGAAAATGATTGTTTTTCCAAACTTCTGTCGTACAAATCGGTAAAGGTATCTGTCATATCGTAATAATCCCAATATCTTAAAGCTTGCACTGTGGCATCCCTCCTTCTCAGAGTGATGTTCCCACGTTCTTACCCGATCGGTGCAATGCACGTATGGAAAATGGTCGTTCGTTTCGCTAGACTTGGGGCTGTTCCTTCACTCCCATTACAGAAGGTTCATCAGTCATGCCCCTACCCTCGCAAGGATAAATGCATTTCGGCTAAGCCTTATAGCAACCGTTTCGGAGGACAGTCCTTGTTTCAACGTTCCTTGTTTTCCAAGTCCCTTACAACCTAGCTTTCCTTACTGGACGTAGGTGTTCCCCTGGAAGCCTGTGAGCTCGATACCGCCATTGTCCGGTATAGCGTGTTTCATAGGGCCAATTTTTACTCCACACCACTCACCCCATCGTTATGGGCCATAGGTTTCCCTATGGTCAATCTTTAGACCTGTACATTCGGTTGTTCGTCAGTTTCATCCTATTGAAACATACTCACCTTATCCAGTTTTTCAGCCGTGCGGCATATCCGTCGGCATACCTTCTCTTTCTAAGTGGCTCCAGCCTTCGTTCTGCCGAATCTACCTGTACTTCAAACCCCGTAACCTGTCCGTTACGACGCATGCAGGAGTGTTGACGGGATGGTTTCGGGAAACATGGTTCCGTCATTCCCATCCTCAGTTGTAAAGTTAGGATTGACTACTAAATATTCCTCTGCATTTCACACTATAAAGCGCTTATAGCAAAACTTGTCGAACGTGGCCCGATTGCGGAACAAAAAATTCCTGCATATCAATACAGGAATTTTAATCAAACTTTATTATAAATTATCGAACTTTATTTTAAATCAACACCTTGGTTTATTAAGGTTTTTTGGCAGTTTAGTATATTCATTTGAACTTCATAGTTTTTAAATGATACTTATTGTATATATCAGTTTTATTATGTATCATACAATGGAAAAAATGTCTTAACGTATAAAAGGGTTAAAATGTTGTCTGGACCCCCTTAAGTAATGTATATTTCAGTAAAGGCTTTTTATAAAACGTCACTTACTTATTTGTTACCGAGTTGTTCCGCTAAACCGATTAGAAGTCCTTCGGTTCCACGAATGTAGCAGAGCCGATACGAGTCCTCGTACTGAACCACTTCGCCAACGAGCTGAGCACCATACTTAGTGAGTCTGGATACCATTTCGTCAATGTCTTCAACGGTGAACATGACGCGTAGATAACCGTGGGCGTTTACAGGAGCAGTCCGGTGATCTGATATAGTAGGTGGGGTGAGAAATCGCGAAAGTTCAAGTCGGCCGTGGCCATCTGGGGTACCCATCATAGCAATCTCTACGCACTGAGAACCCAATCCGGTTACGCGACCAGCCCATTCACCTTCGACAGTGGCTCGCCCTTCGAGGTTCAAGCCAATCTCCTCGAAGAAAGAGATTGCGTCATCAAGGGATTCTACAACGATGCCGACATTGTCCATTCTTAGTAATTTGTTTTTTGCCATAGTTTTATCTCCTTATGTGTAAAAATTTATTATCTGATCATCTTCATAATTATTCTGTTACAAATTCCTTCCAAACAAAAAACACCTTGTCACAGTTCATGATAACAAATAAAAGTCACATTATAGGAAAATGTGAAATTGGGTTTTCGGGTATGTCATATAACATCTTGTTAACGAACAACACTTCGTAAACCCTCTACTATTGGAATATTTGCGAACCTTATTTCGTGAATGCCATCATGTTCAAATTCAAAAATTCGATACCGTAGATGCTATTCGATAAAACAACTTCGACTTCCCCACAAAATATTCCTGCCCTGTACTCCATTAAAGGCCTCTTTAATTGAACAATACAGCTAAAAGTTTAAGGGTCAAAATAAAAACCCTATATTAATACAGGGTTTTATCAATCTTTTTTATAAATTATCAGTCTTTATTTTAAATCAACAGAGGGCTCTTTTTTGCCTTACATAGCCTTAAGGCTATACGGATTTCTTAAGAAATTGTATTAATTACAAAAAAGATATGAAGTATAACAGCGATGACGGAACGTAAAAAGCATATTCAAAGAAGAAAAGAAAAAATGGAAGATTCCTGGCTTAGCCAGGAATTTTTTTTATCATTTTTGCCTTTAGCTTCCGAATCGTAAAACAACGCAAGCCGACTAGGCTTCCAGCAGGCGGGGCCCCTTACCCCTTCCT
This DNA window, taken from Alteribacillus bidgolensis, encodes the following:
- a CDS encoding VOC family protein yields the protein MAKNKLLRMDNVGIVVESLDDAISFFEEIGLNLEGRATVEGEWAGRVTGLGSQCVEIAMMGTPDGHGRLELSRFLTPPTISDHRTAPVNAHGYLRVMFTVEDIDEMVSRLTKYGAQLVGEVVQYEDSYRLCYIRGTEGLLIGLAEQLGNK
- a CDS encoding esterase-like activity of phytase family protein, encoding MNKFGKTVLAGMTALFITGQTVVTTSAHSGTNSSKEIQSAMQSENKKKELEARSIDHVRLIGSFNLSHEMTYKGTVVGGFSGITYNPHNNKWLIISDDRSDHNPARLYEAKINYNSRDFQTVNLVDVTYLKQADNTVYPNRNQFLSSTEGIVADPESIRFDPQNSSIWYTSEGDRSLGLNPFIRQAAPDGSFISELPLTETAIMDEQYKKGFRNNLALEGSAFSADGETYWTAMEGPLLQDDAIPTPKSGALSRITQYDREGNVLNEYAYPIDAIPEQPGEGKHADNGVTEILAVNDQELLVLERASVQSDDGNFNNYVRVYKINVNGATDISSMESIDKENITPLQKELVVNLNTLALDKVDNVEGMTWGKKLPNGNDTLVLVSDNNFNRSQITQIIAVEVIPEDK
- a CDS encoding alkaline phosphatase, whose translation is MFKKMGVFALGTGLVLSGLSSSWVQADAEKPDWAGKGKPEWAGPPQQEEVENIIYMIPDGFNADYATNYRWYKGEDAVWDEHLKGMFKTKSSDSRVTDSAAAGTAMATGEKTNNGTVGLDAEGNEVESILEASEDEGKSSGLVATSTITHATPAVFSSHVESRDNQTEIAKQMLDNDVDVMLGGGKDFFLPESEGGKQEKKNLIQQAEEAGYQSVETHEELLEADDVNVEEGEKLLGLFADGPLSPELERDQTEEPSLSEMTTSAINTLDQDEDGFFLMVEGSQIDWAGHANDPAWAMTDTKAFEKAVEEAIEFAEEDGNTLVVVAGDHETGGMTVGANGEYDVQADQLKGVEATGDYMAEQLDEERTNVKEVVENYTSFELTEEEVQTIQEADNAANAINSVISDRALIGWTSSGHTGVDIPVYAYGPQSDSFNGFLDNTDLPKIMADVMNITLGEE
- a CDS encoding peptidase G2 autoproteolytic cleavage domain-containing protein, yielding MFETSNGEPIGVGYFVTFDEGSEKIRVAHARDDYIIGITSSNPAILSDSQDPDCSKYVIDEWNRPVYEEVTIPAVKDHEGNVLTEERKKTRKKINPNWDPSKNCSSRLDKPEWVAVGLVGKLLVRDDGTCQPGSYCKPNDDGIATKASQGYRVMKRTGENQILVLLNSTLETTNIEQLKQLASDQQSVEGMERLINLKEKSIEQLERLAKIKEQGYLTEEEFQIEKQKLLDS